A window from Podospora bellae-mahoneyi strain CBS 112042 chromosome 1 map unlocalized CBS112042p_1, whole genome shotgun sequence encodes these proteins:
- the CDC14 gene encoding cell division control protein 14 (BUSCO:EOG09262E7I; EggNog:ENOG503NU1E; COG:V) yields the protein MAPSTRYASNMGQIIEYIPDRLYLAAYTEAPDANTLFPYPDQAPRSPRKRSQRNVEPTPAQDYKQPYYFTVDDTLLYNAFHHDFGPLHIGHLYRFALQFHEILGAKENKDRPIVFWSRADPRSRANASCLLACYMVLIQSWPPHLALAPVAQVDPPLMPFRDAGYSQADYGITVQDVVYGVWKAKEEGCCVLENFDLDEYEKFERVENGDFNWISPSFLAFASPQTAEVAKTPEGTEGWELLPKNLAQIESDAFINQPLRNVLTHFTERNIGLVVRLNSVLYNASYFEALGIQHIDMIFEDGTCPPLSTVRKFIRLAHEMITVRKKGIAVHCKAGLGRTGCLIGAYLIYRYGFTANEVIAYMRFMRPGMVVGPQQHWLHLNQGVFREWWLEERIERKLRKEMAANAAKGVPQTPNRAVQKAARGASKNGVATPPNRAGRTPLGEVDSVDNARDNKEDYLPAPTPGQPRKTARAGYGRNTATVVATVEEERAVEETQTEIISMHRTSQGNESDEELYLRMRSHRKASASMSPDRRTSERAVSQQTTTTTTVYQVVDNDASNDIENIGTGAARTKSYEQAQRVSSASGVLTKVRGGNSSPKRQGAVAPTGVRKTSGRVGSASHVSPVATQRKISAGLQ from the exons ATGGCACCTTCCACCCGCTACGCCAGCAACATGGGGCAAATAATCGAGTACATTCCTG ACCGCTTATATCTCGCCGCTTACACCGAGGCGCCCGATGCCAACACGTTGTTTCCCTACCCCGACCAAGCTCCTCGGTCGCCTAGGAAGCGATCGCAGCGCAATGTCGAGCCCACTCCCGCCCAAGACTACAAGCAGCCCTACTATTTCACAGTAGATGATACTCTTCTCTACAATGCCTTCCACCACGACTTTGGCCCGCTTCACATTGGACATCTCTACCGCTTTGCGCTGCAGTTCCACGAGATCCTCGGAGcgaaggagaacaaggacaGGCCTATTGTTTTCTGGAGCAGAGCTGATCCTCGCA GCCGTGCCAATGCTTCTTGCCTTCTTGCTTGCTACATGGTTTTGATTCAGTCATGGCCACCGCATTTGGCCCTCGCGCCTGTTGCGCAAGTCGACCCCCCCCTCATGCCTTTCAGGGATGCCGGCTATAGTCAGGCCGACTATGGCATCACTGTCCAGGATGTCGTTTATGGTGTgtggaaggccaaggaggaaggcTGCTGCGTTCTTGAGAACTTTGATCTCGACGAATACGAAAAGTTTGAGCGGGTCGAGAACGGCGATTTCAACTGGATCTCGCCCAGCTTCCTTGCTTTTGCTTCCCCACAGACCGCCGAGGTGGCCAAGACGCCAGAAGGCACGGAAGGTTGGGAGCTGCTTCCAAAGAACCTTGCCCAGATCGAGTCGGACGCCTTTATCAACCAGCCCCTTCGCAATGTCTTGACACACTTTACCGAGAGGAATATTGGACTCGTGGTTCGCCTCAACTCGGTTCTCTACAATGCCTCGTACTTTGAGGCTCTTGGCATCCAGCACATCGACATGATCTTCGAGGACGGCACCTGCCCACCTCTTTCCACTGTGCGCAAATTCATTCGCTTGGCTCACGAGATGATCACGGTCAGGAAGAAGGGCATTGCTGTTCACTGCAAGGCTGGTCTCGGTCGCACTGGCTGCTTGATTGGTGCCTACCTCATTTACAGATATGGCTTCACCGCCAACGAGGTCATCGCCTACATGCGCTTCATGCGTCCGGGCATGGTCGTTGGCCCCCAGCAGCACTGGCTTCACCTGAACCAGGGTGTCTTCCGGGAATGGTGGCTCGAGGAGCGCATCGAGAGGAAGCTCCGCAAGGAGATGGCTGCCAACGCGGCCAAGGGTGTACCCCAGACTCCCAACCGTGCGGTCCAAAAGGCTGCTCGTGGTGCGAGCAAGAATGGCGttgccacccctcccaaccgTGCAGGGCGCACACCACTCGGCGAGGTGGATTCGGTTGACAATGCTCGGGACAACAAGGAAGACTATCTTCCTGCGCCGACACCAGGTCAACCGAGGAAGACTGCTCGTGCTGGGTATGGCCGCAACACCGCCACTGTTGTCGCtactgtcgaggaggagcgcgCCGTCGAGGAGACCCAAACCGAGATCATCTCGATGCACCGGACGTCGCAGGGCAACGAGTCGGACGAGGAGTTGTATTTGCGAATGCGCTCTCATCGCAAGGCTTCAGCGTCAATGTCTCCGGACCGCCGTACCAGCGAGCGTGCCGTCagccaacaaacaacaaccaccacaaccgtCTATCAAGTCGTCGACAACGATGCGTCCAACGATATCGAGAACATCGGCACCGGAGCAGCCAGAACCAAGTCTTACGAGCAAGCCCAGCGAGTTAGTTCCGCGTCTGGGGTTCTGACCAAGGTTCGCGGAGGCAACAGCAGTCCCAAGAGGCAAGGCGCCGTGGCTCCCACGGGCGTTCGCAAGACGAGCGGGCGGGTAGGGAGCGCGAGCCATGTGTCTCCGGTCGCGACACAGAGGAAGATCAGTGCCGGGCTCCAATAG
- a CDS encoding uncharacterized protein (COG:S; EggNog:ENOG503P7FR), producing the protein MSISPTTGMSMLSLEGTPTMAQARFPTQSPRTSPSMSGSERHDDTNEWEEDEEEDDDDSDRGVISSPSGFRYDISQLPHKTQQMVRGLYHQASTPGPPQISLELCGIKEEDDAEGGFFYAFQMQETVPCSIRIGSKNSKTYSTPRCECPDARYRNQKPCKHLIWLFDRISKQALFDHDLEASLTLTEYGYPEQLQDPFDQISRIRLDILADDLHCDIFDPDNDTSDPSRSRIQEAREMVAALAGVQPQELDTYRPDLGTSHYTSPIRRGDLEATLFSLLLSSHSLSEWVRTELESSGPAVEPFRAMERRVSRILSELKTYSSSLQNTPATSVRSQKEKTVEGPRDVHWAATQVQHCVRKIELLVSRGSDPLSEPARASAARSLVSILKAVVSRNVDSHGGDTPNDRNLFMRLVGNHDTGFVYSALELLVDQSQFIEELEGIMELLGRHGAPTTYVANMRGLISRMRSHKAVRHAANAGESSGRRSQTPPMDEPQVPPPPPRFVQTPTEEEGPKRTTPVEGSNSPQFLTPELPSSSRPGRGGAARGGGSTRGATAGSKRTASLGSAQDSPRGSKKKRVRCA; encoded by the coding sequence AtgtccatctcccccacTACGGGCATGAGCATGCTTTCTCTCGAAGGTACACCAACAATGGCACAGGCCAGATTTCCGACTCAATCACCGAGGACTAGCCCATCCATGTCCGGATCCGAACGACATGACGACACAAatgagtgggaggaggacgaggaggaagatgatgatgacagcGACCGAGGTGTGATATCATCACCGAGTGGTTTCAGATATGATATCTCACAACTACCGCACAAAACCCAGCAGATGGTTCGAGGACTATACCATCAGGCCTCGACACCGGGACCACCACAGATATCTCTAGAGTTGTGCGGCAtaaaagaggaagatgacgccGAGGGTGGCTTCTTCTACGCATTCCAGATGCAGGAAACGGTACCATGCTCTATTCGAATTGGCTCAAAAAACAGCAAGACGTACTCAACACCTCGCTGCGAGTGCCCCGACGCCAGATACCGGAACCAAAAACCCTGCAAACACCTTATCTGGTTGTTTGACAGGATATCGAAACAAGCCCTCTTCGACCACGACCTTGAAGCCAGCCTTACTCTCACCGAGTATGGGTATCCTGAGCAACTTCAAGATCCTTTCGACCAGATCTCTCGCATCCGCCTCGACATTCTTGCCGACGACCTTCATTGTGATATCTTTGACCCAGACAACGACACCTCAGATCCATCACGCTCACGAATACAAGAGGCTCGCGAGATGGTTGCGGCACTAGCTGGTGTGCAACCCCAAGAGCTTGACACCTACAGACCAGATCTTGGGACTTCACACTACACGTCACCAATACGTCGTGGCGACCTCGAGGCCacccttttttctctccttttGTCCTCTCATTCGCTTTCTGAGTGGGTTCGGACAGAGTTGGAGTCATCGGGTCCAGCCGTTGAGCCTTTCCGGGCCATGGAACGGCGGGTATCCCGAATTCTTTCCGAGCTCAAGACctactcctcctctctccaAAACACACCCGCCACCTCGGTTCGTTCtcagaaagaaaagactgTCGAAGGTCCACGCGATGTCCACTGGGCAGCTACGCAGGTCCAACACTGTGTCCGAAAAATCGAGCTGCTCGTCTCTCGCGGATCGGATCCATTGTCTGAACCAGCCCGAGCCTCGGCAGCCCGCTCGCTCGTGAGCATCCTAAAGGCAGTCGTCAGCCGAAACGTCGACTCGCACGGCGGCGACACACCGAACGATCGAAATCTTTTTATGCGTCTGGTTGGAAACCACGACACGGGCTTTGTCTACAGCgcccttgagcttctcgtcGACCAGAGCCAGTTCattgaggagctggagggtaTCATGGAGTTGCTCGGCCGTCATGGGGCTCCGACAACATATGTCGCCAACATGCGGGGCTTGATATCCCGGATGAGGAGCCACAAGGCTGTTCGTCATGCTGCCAATGCGGGGGAGAGTTCAGGGCGGAGGAGCCAGACGCCTCCTATGGACGAGCCTCAagttccaccaccaccaccgcggtTTGTTCAAACGCCtacggaggaggaagggccAAAGCGTACGACACCAGTTGAGGGCTCAAACAGTCCGCAGTTTCTCACACCCGAGCTCCCTAGCTCTTCCCGGCCTGGTAGAGGGGGTGCCGCtcgtgggggagggagcactCGAGGTGCGACTGCAGGCTCGAAACGGACGGCCTCGTTAGGAAGTGCCCAGGACAGTCCGCGGGggtcaaagaagaagagggttaGATGTGCCTAG
- a CDS encoding uncharacterized protein (EggNog:ENOG503NYJ7; COG:S), which yields MGISSSKPPPPPPPGGGISGANWHNSNHYHYNNYQSNSKTPYDDNNNNRRLLRPKRPRVKSRSSLPTSQTPVAQPTMPSFFSFEQGSERTQNVRFFNGESSPLLGRFRAVPRPNTTFGGPHRTNTGGSISSIGSGPTGGRARHYHPPRGGAQAGIINEPGWRGSVHVGYGAIVAAEAEAEEEAGDGDDEAESDSDDSQGPGWRRMGKGTRRLRRVVRRMRDTWVDPKAGVVRRLVDVWWSRWAVLVVLPASLAVAWCAIPFPQYPIPWDDDDNSGVPGQTPSGKVPGHGAARVQVNFWFFLFVYYSFYNLTALIWITKVFNIYSLNWWPQSLGFPVTVSAIAILSLAAPLPLYLVPEARWLTAHNTVWISWTFCIMAMPVAIAFFILMTNERHLGLRHSLSETQRIFTSSWWTGEREDTISRRERRQRAALDPSTFDPNADPSQIGYNDARYQPRARRIRRRWLPASFVRFVWFCLALLIGLLAYVIGEAYAEIYLRTLPHNNLETIVYVYGWISTVHLLDGLTGWILGGQEGERVGSYPLSWIFKLYFMLTYQTYVRALYARLRDPKQFMYLQILSSTSLIVVTPILMSRSVHWVFSILGLNGQSYGSYQKICIRNVFIRFMAENASMLAFLGSVVVLHFGANKDVYPYFSFDGADETEQYTFNLTFKASSITWACELAASFVVAGLIRLIYGVSVVVEGKLDFAVWPELLPTAVAVTLHVLQNMLFSIVRLQFR from the exons ATGGGAATATCCTCCagcaaacccccaccaccaccacccccaggcGGAGGTATAAGCGGGGCAAACTggcacaacagcaaccactaccactacaacaactaccAAAGTAATAGTAAAACCCCctacgacgacaacaacaacaaccggcGATTGCTCAGACCAAAACGACCCCGAGTAAAATCCCGGtcttccctcccaacctcccaaacACCAGTGGCCCAGCCCACTatgccctccttcttctccttcgaGCAAGGATCCGAACGCACCCAAAACGTCCGTTTCTTCAACGGTGAatcctcccctctcctcggccggTTCCGCGCCGTTCCTCGACCAAACACCACCTTTGGCGGCCCTCATAGGACGAACACGGGCGGTAGCATCAGTAGTATTGGTAGCGGTCCGACAGGCGGGAGGGCGAGGCACTACCACCCGccacgaggaggagcgcAGGCTGGGATAATAAATGAGCCcgggtggaggggcagtGTTCATGTGGGCTATGGGGCTATCGTAGCTGCtgaggccgaggcggaggaggaggccggggacggggatgatgaggcggAGAGTGACTCGGATGATTCCCAGGGcccggggtggaggaggatggggaaggggaccAGGAGGTtaaggagggtggtgagacgGATGAGGGATACGTGGGTTGATCCCAAGGCGGGAGTGGTGAGGAGGCTGGTGGACGTTTGGTGGAGCAGATGGgctgtgctggtggtgctaCCTGCTAGTTTGGCTGTGGCATGGTGCGCGATACCTTTCCCGCAGTACCCCATCCCgtgggacgacgacgacaactctGGAGTACCTGGGCAGACCCCTAGCGGGAAGGTGCCCGGTCACGGAGCAGCAAGGGTGCAGGTCAACTTTTGGTTCTTTTTGTTTGTCTACTACAGCTTCTACAACCTGACGGCCTTGATTTGGATCACGAAGGTTTTCAACATTTACAGCCTCAACTGGTGGCCGCAGTCTCTCGGCTTTCCTGTCACTGTctccgccatcgccatcctgTCGCTTGCGGCGCCGCTACCGCTCTACCTGGTTCCTGAGGCGAGATGGCTGACGGCGCACAACACGGTGTGGATCTCGTGGACATTCTGCATCATGGCCATGCCCGTCGCCATCGCGTTTTTCATTCTCATGACCAACGAGCGCCATCTTGGCCTCCGCCATTCTTTGTCAGAGACTCAACGCATCTTCACCTCATCCTGGTGGACGGGCGAGCGTGAAGACACCATTTCCAGGAGAGAAAGACGTCAGCGCGCTGCCCTGGACCCAAGCACATTCGATCCTAACGCTGATCCTTCGCAAATCGGGTACAACGACGCTCGATACCAGCCCCGAGCACGCAGGATAAGACGGCGGTGGTTACCGGCCAGCTTTGTCAGATTTGTCTGGTTCTGTCTCGCGTTGTTGATCGGCTTGCTGGCCTATGTTATTGGAGAGGCCTATGCCGAGATTTACCTCCGGACGCTGCCGCATAACAACTTGGAGACGATTGTGTATGTGTATGGCTGGATCTCGACCGTTCACCTGCTCGACGGTTTGACGGGGTGGATTTTGGGCgggcaggagggggagagggtggggagtTACCCCCTGAGTTGGATTTTCAAGCT ATACTTTATGCTCACGTACCAAACCTACGTCCGCGCCCTATACGCCCGCCTCCGCGATCCCAAACAGTTCATGTACCTCCAGATCCTGTCATCAACCAGCCTCATCGTCGTGACCCCCATCCTGATGTCCCGCTCAGTCCACTGGGTGTTCTCCATCCTCGGACTAAACGGGCAGTCGTATGGCTCCTACCAGAAGATTTGCATACGCAACGTCTTCATCCGCTTCATGGCCGAGAACGCGTCCATGCTCGCCTTTTTGGGGAGCGTGGTGGTGTTGCACTTTGGGGCGAACAAGGATGTGTACCCGTACTTTTCGTTTGACGGCGCGGACGAGACGGAGCAGTACACGTTTAACCTGACTTTCAAGGCGTCGAGCATCACTTGGGCGTGCGAGCTGGCGGCGAGCTTTGTCGTGGCGGGGCTGATCAGGTTGATTTATGGGGTtagtgtggtggtggaggggaagctggACTTTGCGGTTTGGCCGGAGCTGTTGccgacggcggtggcggtgacgCTGCATGTGCTGCAGAATATGTTGTTTTCGATCGTGAGATTGCAGTTTAGATGA
- the PEX2 gene encoding peroxisome assembly protein (Peroxin-2) (EggNog:ENOG503NXSS; COG:O), protein MSDSKPPKDSSSPSAAVPDVAAAAASSTPTPAPVAITPPSNPQSAHSFAQAQQRLIARRQARDAQEAARVAAQQSESQLRARIAASQSPLLRRLGASTLSLWDTISSREGTRPAFRVGQVDAELLDEELVELMKGQVGEAVRYYGGGGGGGDNNIKHEWDAEISLALRAVIFKLTIWDHDATYGAALQNLKYTDARHTGSVLVPPSKWQKGLYGLMTVGGRYMWSKWENWLREQDGGYDEPSPTVQRLSSMTDRLSTLHAAASFASFLVFLLQGRYRTLLDRVLRMRLAPPTSQVSREVSFEYLNRQLVWHAFTEFLLFVLPLVGINRWRRWLTRTWRKTKKIMSTTGGEGAEEKKGEFAFLPERTCAICYQDQNQATNENELMAAATSKTGVVGSAQTDVTNPYETIPCGCVYCFVCLATRIEREEGEGWNCLRCGELVKECKPWSGDVLEPESKSPAQKTVVFADDVKDASDDEQENSQVLVQQEDDDEYPEEEGGEGGEEEEEEEEEGSRSLEDLRTESASEESSEQEADSEGDESEDYEAEEEELGADLDED, encoded by the coding sequence ATGAGCGATTCCAAGCCCCCcaaagacagcagcagccccagcGCAGCGGTCCCGGatgtcgctgctgctgctgcatcatcaacaccaacaccagcaccggtAGCAATAACacccccttccaacccccagTCAGCCCACTCCTTCGCCCAAGCCCAGCAACGCCTCATTGCCCGCCGACAAGCCCGCGATGCTCAAGAAGCAGCCCGAGTAGCAGCCCAACAATCCGAATCCCAACTCCGCGCACGCATCGCCGCCTCCCaatcccctctcctccgacGGCTCGGCGCGTCGACACTTTCACTGTGGGATACCATCTCCAGCCGGGAGGGCACTCGCCCAGCCTTCCGCGTCGGCCAAGTGGACGCCGAACTCCTCGACGAGGAACTGGTCGAGCTGATGAAGGGACAAGTAGGGGAGGCGGTTCGGTACtacggtggtgggggaggaggaggagacaaCAATATCAAACATGAGTGGGACGCCGAGATATCGCTTGCCCTGAGGGCCGTCATATTCAAGCTTACCATTTGGGATCATGACGCGACGTATGGTGCTGCGCTGCAGAATTTGAAATATACAGACGCCAGACACACGGGGAGTGTCTTGGTGCCGCCGAGCAAGTGGCAGAAGGGGTTGTATGGGTTGATGacggtgggagggaggtacATGTGGTCAAAGTGGGAGAACTGGCTTAGGGAGCAGGATGGTGGTTATGATGAGCCGAGCCCGACGGTGCAGCGGCTCTCGAGCATGACGGACAGACTGTCGACGCTTCACGCCGCCGCTTCGTTTGCCTCgttcttggtcttcttgttACAAGGCCGCTACAGGACGCTTTTGGACCGGGTACTGCGCATGAGGCTCGCTCCACCTACCAGCCAGGTTAGCCGCGAGGTGTCGTTTGAGTATCTCAACCGCCAGCTGGTGTGGCACGCCTTCACCGAGTTTTTGCTGTTCGTGCTGCCGCTGGTGGGAATCAACCGGTGGAGGCGCTGGCTGACACGGACGTGGCGGAAAACCAAAAAGATTATGAGCACAACAGGTGGTGAAggcgccgaggagaagaagggtgaatttgccttcttgccagaaCGGACATGCGCCATCTGCTACCAGGATCAGAACCAGGCAACAAATGAGAACGAGCTCATGGCTGCGGCTACTTCCAAGACTGGTGTGGTCGGATCGGCGCAGACTGATGTCACGAACCCTTACGAAACCATCCCATGTGGATGCGTCTACTGCTTTGTATGCTTGGCGACAAGAATCgaaagggaggaaggggaaggttggAACTGCTTGCGATGCGGCGAGCTCGTCAAGGAGTGCAAGCCATGGAGTGGAGATGTGTTGGAGCCCGAGTCAAAATCACCAGCTCAGAAGACTGTTGTGTTTGCAGATGATGTCAAGGATGCCTCCGACGATGAGCAGGAGAACTCGCAGGTCTTGGTCCAGCaagaggatgacgatgaatacccagaagaggaaggtggagaggggggggaggaggaggaggaggaggaggaagagggaagtAGAAGTCTGGAAGACCTTCGCACAGAGTCAGCTAGCGAAGAATCCTCAGAACAGGAGGCTGACTCTGAGGGTGACGAATCAGAAGACTatgaggcggaggaggaggagttgggagCGGATCTTGATGAGGACTAG
- a CDS encoding uncharacterized protein (EggNog:ENOG503P54G; COG:S): MSTELTYPCSLSLDVPFPDARLANVALQALRVDKELSALVQKELSAVDSTLKVRYKATTNRMLRVAVNSFFDSLALVLEVMEQLDVDVIETRKAEEETG, translated from the exons ATGTCAACCGAATTAACTTATCCCTGTTCTCT AAGCCTCGATGTCCCCTTTCCCGACGCAAGACTTGCCAATGTTGCGCTTCAGGCTCTCCGAGTAGACAAGGAACTGTCTGCGCTCGTTCAAAAGGAGTTATCGGCCGTTGACTCGACGCTCAAAGTTCGGTACAAGGCGACAACAAACAGGATGCTGCGCGTGGCTGTCAACTCGTTCTTTGACAGCTTGGCTCTTgtgttggaggtgatggaaCAGTTGGATGTGGATGTAATAGAGACTAGAAAGGCGGAGGAAGAGACTGGTTGA
- a CDS encoding uncharacterized protein (COG:I; EggNog:ENOG503NWD7) encodes METDTEEATMTKWKLPTAINRSVGILGAGVLGRRIGACWASAGYKVNIRDPDTQQTNGALQYIKNEMWRYKPTVSPDKISVHGFQDLKPAVEDSWLVIECVPEKLDLKMNVFADLEKVVRPDTILGTNSSSYKSREIAAKVKPDTAKRMLNMHYYIPPDIRVVELMTSGSTHEDIFPFLEEHLNRSGMLPVVAHRESTGFLLNRVWAAIKRECLMVLSEGVASPAELDMVWNEMFVKTGVPPCELMDSVGLDTVSLIEQHYIQERNLHDPGVIAFLQKYIQEGRLGAKCSKGGLYPPGYTTKTAGQQQTPYDNLHAPTLYILDLGLNNAPEEVYQRGRILVGSADGQTPLRTIVDHQPMPDGIALCPSEGKIIWGNMGVPNKNDGSIMSCNLDGSDIKVIIPSGTVHTPKQIAVDDDCSKMYFSDREGMRVFRCNIDGSGLEVLIRNGDWATGFDDQTKWCVGLGLAPLEGKFYWTQKGPSKGSKGRIFRANIHTPPGHDASTRTDIECLFRDLPEPIDIEIDEEGKFMYWTDRGELPRGNSLNRAERGPDGQYIDHKILARNLHEAIGITLDRKNRHIYATDLGGAVYRFNMDGTGRRKFYEDEGSFAGIALCDK; translated from the exons ATGGAAACCGATACTGAAGAGGCCACCATGACGAAGTGGAAACTCCCCACGGCGATCAACAGATCTGTCGGCATCCTGGGAGCTGGTGTGCTAGGCCGCCGGATAGGAGCCTGCTGGGCCTCTGCCGGATACAAGGTCAACATTCGCGATCCCGACACGCAGCAAACCAATGGAGCTCTACAGTACATCAAAAACGAGATGTGGAGGTACAAGCCCACCGTCAGCCCCGACAAGATTTCCGTTCATGGCTTCCAGGACCTGAAGCCTGCCGTGGAGGACTCGTGGCTGGTTATCGAATGCGTACCTGAGAAGCTCGACCTAAAGATGAACGTTTTTGCCGACCTCGAAAAGGTTGTCCGACCCGATACGATACTGGGAACCAACTCGTCGTCCTACAAGTCACGGGAGATTGCGGCCAAAGTGAAGCCTGACACGGCCAAGCGCATGCTGAATATGCATTACTACATCCCGCCCGACATACGCGTTGTCGAACTCATGACCAGCGGATCAACGCACGAGGacatttttccttttctcgAAGAGCACCTCAATCGGTCTGGCATGCTTCCAGTCGTGGCACACCGAGAGTCTACGGGCTTTCTTCTCAACCGCGTCTGGGCCGCTATCAAGCGAGAATGTTTGATGGTGTTATCCGAGGGGGTAGCCTCACCAGCAGAGCTCGACATGGTGTGGAATGAGATGTTTGTCAAGACCGGTGTTCCCCCATGCGAGCTGATGGACTCAGTAGGCTTGGACACTGTGTCACTCATCGAGCAGCACTACATCCAGGAGCGGAATCTCCACGACCCAGGCGTCATAGCCTTCCTCCAAAAGTACATCCAGGAGGGCAGGCTCGGGGCCAAGTGCAGCAAGGGCGGTCTGTACCCACCAGGTTATACCACCAAGACTGCTGGCCAACAGCAAACCCCCTACGACAACCTGCACGCTCCGACCTTGTACATCCTCGACCTTGGCCTCAACAACGCGCCAGAGGAGGTGTACCAACGTGGCCGTATCCTCGTGGGCAGCGCGGATGGCCAAACCCCTCTCCGCACCATAGTGGACCACCAGCCCATGCCAGACGGGATCGCTCTCTGCCCATCAGAAGGTAAGATTATCTGGGGCAACATGGGTGTGCCTAACAAAAACGACGGCAGCATCATGTCGTGCAACTTGGACGGTAGCGACATCAAGGTCATCATCCCCTCCGGGACGGTACACACGCCCAAGCAGATTGCTGTTGACGACGACTGCTCCAAGATGTACTTTTCCGACCGCGAAGGCATGCGCGTCTTCCGATGTAACATTGATGGCTCTGGACTGGAAGTCCTCATCCGCAACGGGGACTGGGCGACTGGCTTTGACGACCAGACGAAGTGGTGCGTGGGCCTCGGGCTTGCCCCATTGGAAGGGAAGTTTTACTGGACGCAAAAGGGTCCGTCCAAGGGATCCAAAGGGCGCATTTTCAGGGCGAACATACATACACCTCCTGGGCATGATGCTTCTACGAGGACCGACATCGAATGTCTGTTCCGGGACCTGCCGGAGCCTATCGATATCGAGATCGATGAGGAAGGCAAGTTCATGTACTGGACTGACAGAGGGGAGCTTCCTCGCGGCAATAGCTTGAACAGGGCTGAAAGGGGCCCTGATGGCCAGTATATCGACCACAAGATCCTAGCTAGAAACCTGCACGAGGCTATCGGCATCACTCTTGACAGGAAGAATCGACACATATACGCTACAGACTT GGGTGGAGCGGTGTACCGCTTCAACATGGATGGAACTGGGCGCAGGAAGTTTTATGAGGACGAGGGATCTTTTGCGGGGATTGCATTGTGTGACAAATAA